Proteins encoded by one window of Porphyromonas vaginalis:
- a CDS encoding V-type ATP synthase subunit I gives MIEKIDKYLFLVYHQDYDSFLLKLRDLGVVHIKENKPTSESEQIKEIVVARRHLSDLIRTLSRKRSEEQPIGAPRKPASTEEGEALLQQIEALLEDRRQIASQIESQQRENDYWEPWGEYDVQQLERLQQAGYPIRFYIIPTAQYQEHWEEEHNAIIIDTRRSHHYFITVGDKSTERIEAEQIKAPTHTACELAERLASFEQRAEQIETEIQEFIDQHLEDLQGYDLLLQDKYQMSNAFLQATGEADDKVMLLEGWIPNKIVPEVRQELDQLPCYYAEQEILDEDKIPIKLQNNRFSRLFEPITRMYSLPNYSELDSTPLFAPFFMLFFSLCFGDAGYGLVIFLLATIFKRKVKGQSTKDICSLAQWLGGTTVVVGSLLGTVFGMVMPWANDGSVLGSVRNDYFLNQDNLMLLSVVLGIIQILFAKTVAAVKIQKQRGLKYALSSYAWVIVIFALIMAVALPMAATGIPSYVTNIFYGLAIAAGLVVVFYNSPGKNIFLNIGSSLWASYNTASGLLGDTLSYIRLFAIGLTSGVLGGVFNNLAVSMSEGLPVGLNWLVMVFILLFGHGLNFGLAIISSLVHPLRLTFVEYYKNSEFEGGGKPYTPFKVN, from the coding sequence ATGATAGAGAAAATAGATAAGTACCTCTTCCTAGTCTATCACCAAGACTACGACAGCTTCCTCCTCAAGCTACGCGACCTAGGGGTCGTGCATATTAAGGAGAACAAGCCGACCAGTGAGAGCGAACAGATCAAAGAGATCGTTGTGGCGCGTCGTCATCTGTCAGACCTCATCCGCACACTCTCTCGCAAGCGCTCTGAGGAGCAGCCCATCGGCGCTCCCCGCAAGCCCGCTAGCACAGAGGAGGGCGAGGCACTCCTACAGCAGATCGAGGCGCTCCTAGAGGATCGTCGCCAGATAGCCTCTCAGATCGAGAGCCAACAGCGGGAGAATGACTACTGGGAGCCGTGGGGCGAGTATGACGTCCAGCAACTAGAGCGACTCCAGCAAGCGGGTTACCCCATCCGCTTCTACATCATCCCCACAGCTCAGTACCAAGAGCACTGGGAGGAGGAGCACAACGCCATCATCATCGACACCCGACGCTCGCATCACTACTTCATCACCGTCGGTGACAAGAGTACAGAGCGCATCGAGGCGGAGCAGATCAAAGCTCCGACCCACACCGCCTGCGAACTGGCCGAGCGACTAGCCTCTTTCGAGCAGCGTGCCGAGCAGATTGAGACCGAAATACAGGAGTTTATCGATCAGCACCTAGAGGACTTGCAGGGCTACGACCTCCTCCTCCAGGACAAGTATCAGATGAGCAACGCCTTCCTACAGGCTACTGGCGAGGCGGATGACAAAGTCATGCTCCTCGAGGGGTGGATACCGAACAAGATCGTCCCCGAGGTGCGACAAGAGCTAGATCAGCTACCCTGTTACTATGCTGAGCAGGAGATACTCGATGAGGACAAGATCCCCATCAAGCTCCAGAACAACCGCTTCAGTCGACTCTTCGAGCCGATCACGCGGATGTACTCCCTGCCCAACTACTCGGAGCTCGACTCGACGCCACTCTTTGCCCCCTTCTTCATGCTCTTCTTCAGCTTATGCTTTGGAGATGCAGGCTATGGACTCGTCATCTTCCTTTTGGCGACCATCTTCAAGCGCAAGGTCAAGGGGCAATCGACTAAAGACATTTGCTCTCTAGCGCAGTGGCTCGGAGGCACCACCGTCGTGGTCGGTTCGCTACTCGGCACCGTCTTCGGTATGGTCATGCCATGGGCCAACGATGGCTCCGTACTAGGTAGCGTCCGCAACGACTACTTCCTCAATCAGGACAACCTCATGCTCCTCTCGGTCGTGCTGGGTATCATTCAGATCCTCTTTGCTAAGACCGTGGCAGCCGTCAAGATACAGAAGCAGCGAGGTCTCAAGTATGCACTCTCTTCGTACGCTTGGGTCATCGTCATCTTTGCCCTCATCATGGCCGTGGCACTGCCGATGGCTGCGACAGGGATACCGAGCTACGTCACCAACATATTCTACGGACTGGCGATAGCTGCAGGACTCGTTGTGGTCTTCTACAACAGCCCTGGCAAAAACATCTTCCTCAACATCGGCTCCTCACTCTGGGCAAGCTACAATACCGCCTCGGGACTACTCGGAGACACGCTCTCCTACATCCGTCTCTTTGCGATTGGACTGACGAGTGGCGTGCTGGGAGGTGTCTTCAACAACCTAGCGGTCTCTATGTCTGAGGGACTTCCCGTCGGGCTTAACTGGCTCGTGATGGTCTTCATCCTACTCTTCGGACATGGGCTCAACTTCGGACTAGCTATCATCAGCTCGCTCGTACACCCGCTGCGTCTCACCTTTGTGGAGTACTACAAGAACAGCGAGTTCGAGGGTGGTGGTAAGCCTTACACCCCCTTTAAGGTCAACTAA
- the cas1 gene encoding CRISPR-associated endonuclease Cas1, translating to MELILNTYGISLNRDNEGFVISSHDGKQRIPAQSVKSIQVCRGVQITSDAVMLALEHEIEIMFMDQTGTPIGRVWSPRYGSISSIRKGQLNFSYSHDAVDWIKKIVSQKIENQQAMMLLLSTPDQPSPTTEKSVRRLEDYRKKISMLEGEVVHDIAATLRGWEGQASRIYFATINEYLPEPFRFEVRSQRPALDVVNAFLNYGYGILYGRIEGIMIKAGIDPYIGIMHRDNYNRPVLVYDIIELYRIWVDYVVYTLVAQGVVTDEYYSVRSDGSYWLEPLGRRILIQSLNDYMDEVIAIKGVSRSRLTSMKLYIQSLAQKFKQFER from the coding sequence ATGGAGCTAATACTAAATACTTATGGCATCTCTCTCAATCGTGATAATGAGGGTTTTGTCATCTCATCTCATGATGGTAAGCAGCGAATCCCAGCTCAGAGTGTCAAGAGTATACAGGTCTGTAGAGGGGTGCAGATAACGAGTGATGCAGTCATGCTAGCCCTCGAGCATGAGATAGAGATCATGTTTATGGATCAGACTGGTACACCTATAGGGCGTGTATGGAGTCCACGCTACGGGAGTATCTCATCAATACGTAAGGGGCAACTTAACTTTAGCTATTCGCACGATGCGGTTGATTGGATTAAGAAGATTGTCAGCCAAAAGATTGAGAATCAGCAAGCCATGATGCTCCTTCTCTCTACCCCTGATCAACCTAGTCCCACTACAGAAAAAAGTGTCAGACGACTAGAGGACTACCGTAAGAAGATCAGTATGCTAGAGGGTGAGGTTGTCCACGATATCGCTGCTACACTACGAGGCTGGGAGGGGCAAGCTTCTCGTATATACTTTGCCACGATAAATGAATACCTCCCCGAGCCCTTTCGCTTTGAGGTCAGGAGTCAGCGCCCAGCCCTTGATGTTGTCAATGCTTTTCTCAATTATGGCTATGGCATTCTCTATGGACGTATTGAAGGGATTATGATCAAGGCTGGCATTGATCCGTATATTGGCATTATGCACCGAGACAACTATAATCGACCAGTCTTGGTGTACGACATCATCGAGCTATATCGTATTTGGGTAGACTATGTTGTTTACACACTAGTAGCGCAAGGTGTCGTTACAGACGAGTACTACTCAGTACGTTCTGATGGAAGCTACTGGCTTGAACCCTTGGGGCGTCGTATACTTATTCAGTCGCTCAATGATTATATGGACGAAGTGATCGCCATAAAGGGCGTAAGTCGCTCCCGACTTACCTCTATGAAACTCTATATCCAGTCTCTAGCACAGAAATTTAAGCAGTTTGAGCGATGA
- a CDS encoding V-type ATP synthase subunit D, translating to MAIKFQYNKTSLQQQQKQLKMRERTLPTIKSKESALRLEVKKARREIDALNEQLEQGIQGYQDMVALWDEFDPTLVSVTDVKLSTKKIAGVIVPVLDNIDYEVKPFSLFSHPSWFAQGVELLKALATLGIEAEFLNLKLEYLEYARRKTTQKVNLFEKVQIPGYKDAILKIKRYLEDEESLSKASQKIMRTNLEIRAAKQKERLAQ from the coding sequence ATGGCGATCAAGTTTCAGTACAACAAGACCTCGCTACAGCAGCAGCAGAAACAGCTTAAGATGCGAGAGCGCACCCTGCCCACGATCAAGAGCAAGGAGAGCGCCCTGCGTCTAGAGGTCAAGAAAGCTCGCCGTGAGATAGATGCTCTCAATGAGCAGCTAGAGCAGGGCATACAGGGTTACCAGGATATGGTGGCTCTGTGGGACGAGTTTGACCCTACGCTAGTCAGCGTCACCGATGTCAAGCTATCGACAAAGAAGATAGCCGGAGTCATCGTCCCTGTGCTAGACAATATAGACTACGAGGTGAAGCCTTTTAGCCTCTTTAGCCATCCCTCCTGGTTTGCTCAGGGCGTCGAGCTACTCAAGGCACTAGCCACGCTGGGCATCGAGGCAGAGTTTCTCAATCTCAAGCTAGAGTATCTCGAGTATGCTCGTCGTAAGACTACGCAAAAGGTCAACCTCTTTGAGAAGGTTCAGATCCCCGGCTACAAAGACGCTATACTCAAGATCAAGCGTTATCTAGAGGATGAGGAGAGTCTCTCCAAAGCTTCGCAAAAGATCATGCGCACCAATCTAGAGATTCGTGCTGCCAAACAAAAAGAGCGACTAGCACAATGA
- a CDS encoding V-type ATP synthase subunit B: MATQAFQKIYTRITNITKATCMLHATGVGNDELATIDGKLAQVVRINEDEVTLQVFAGTEGIPTNAEVIFLGKAPALKVSDQLAGRFFNAYGEPIDGGPQLEGEDVEIGGPSVNPVRRDQPSELIATGIAGIDLNNTLVTGQKIPFFADPDQPFNEVMALVALRAESDKIILGGMGLTNDDYLYYKKTFSNAGALDRIVSFINTTEDPSVERLLIPDMALSAAEYFAVQKHEKVLVLLTDMTNYADALSIVSNRMDQIPSKDSMPGSLYSDLAKIYEKAVQFPDGGSITIIAVTTLSGGDITHAVPDNTGYITEGQLYLRRDSSIGKVIVDPFRSLSRLKQLVIGKKTREDHPQVMNAGVRLYADAANAQTKLENGFDLTDYDQRTLDFAKDYANDLLAIDVNLNTTEMLDHAWSLFAKYFTPAEVSIRQSLVDKYWPTDSKVDKA; encoded by the coding sequence ATGGCTACACAAGCTTTTCAAAAGATATATACACGCATCACCAACATTACCAAAGCTACCTGCATGCTTCACGCTACGGGAGTAGGTAATGACGAGCTAGCTACAATCGATGGCAAGCTCGCTCAGGTGGTTAGAATCAATGAAGACGAAGTAACTCTACAGGTCTTCGCAGGCACTGAGGGCATTCCAACCAATGCTGAGGTTATCTTCCTCGGCAAGGCTCCAGCTCTCAAGGTAAGTGACCAATTGGCTGGACGCTTCTTCAACGCTTACGGAGAGCCTATCGATGGCGGTCCACAGCTAGAGGGAGAGGATGTAGAGATCGGCGGGCCCTCGGTCAATCCTGTACGTCGTGACCAGCCCTCTGAGCTAATCGCCACTGGTATCGCAGGTATCGACCTCAACAATACACTCGTGACGGGACAGAAGATCCCATTCTTTGCGGACCCTGACCAACCTTTTAACGAAGTGATGGCACTCGTAGCACTTCGTGCCGAGAGCGACAAGATCATCCTCGGTGGTATGGGTCTGACGAACGATGACTACCTTTACTATAAGAAGACCTTTAGCAATGCGGGAGCTCTGGATCGTATCGTGAGCTTTATCAATACGACCGAAGACCCCTCTGTGGAGCGTCTACTGATCCCCGATATGGCTCTGTCGGCTGCTGAGTACTTTGCCGTGCAGAAGCATGAGAAGGTGCTGGTCCTCCTGACCGATATGACCAACTACGCTGATGCGCTCTCGATCGTCTCGAACCGTATGGACCAGATCCCTTCTAAGGACTCCATGCCAGGTTCACTCTACTCCGACTTGGCTAAGATCTATGAGAAGGCGGTGCAGTTCCCCGACGGCGGCTCCATCACGATCATCGCTGTGACGACCCTCTCGGGCGGCGACATCACGCACGCTGTGCCAGATAATACGGGTTACATCACCGAGGGTCAGCTCTATCTGCGTCGTGACTCCTCCATCGGTAAGGTGATCGTAGACCCCTTCCGCTCGCTCTCTCGTCTGAAGCAGCTAGTTATTGGCAAGAAGACACGCGAAGACCACCCGCAGGTGATGAATGCAGGCGTACGTCTCTATGCCGATGCGGCCAATGCTCAGACCAAGCTGGAAAACGGCTTTGACCTGACAGACTACGACCAGCGTACGCTAGACTTCGCTAAGGACTATGCCAACGACCTCCTAGCTATCGACGTCAACCTCAACACGACCGAGATGCTCGACCATGCGTGGAGTCTCTTTGCCAAGTACTTCACACCCGCTGAGGTGAGCATACGTCAGAGTCTTGTGGATAAGTATTGGCCTACAGATAGTAAGGTCGACAAAGCTTAG
- a CDS encoding ATPase: MNELIAYGGVALMVILTGIGSSIGVTIAGNATIGSMKKNPDALGQYIGLSALPSSQGLYGFVGFFMANTLIKDLLTAGALGAGAAWAIFAAGLSLGVVGLYSAIRQSQVCANGIKGIGAGNNLFGATMVMAVFPELYAILALLVSILTFGVVRGLFLAA; encoded by the coding sequence ATGAACGAACTAATTGCATACGGAGGCGTAGCCCTCATGGTCATCCTAACGGGTATCGGCTCCTCTATCGGAGTTACCATCGCAGGTAATGCGACCATCGGATCTATGAAAAAGAACCCCGATGCCCTCGGTCAGTACATCGGACTCTCCGCTCTACCCTCTTCTCAGGGTCTGTACGGCTTCGTCGGCTTCTTTATGGCCAACACCCTCATCAAGGATCTTCTCACCGCTGGTGCACTCGGTGCTGGTGCTGCGTGGGCTATCTTTGCCGCTGGGCTCAGCCTAGGTGTAGTAGGTCTCTACTCAGCCATCCGTCAGTCTCAGGTCTGCGCCAATGGTATCAAGGGTATCGGTGCTGGCAACAACCTCTTCGGAGCAACGATGGTCATGGCCGTCTTCCCTGAGCTGTACGCCATCCTAGCGCTACTCGTATCGATCCTAACCTTCGGTGTCGTCAGAGGTCTATTCCTCGCTGCATAG
- the cas2 gene encoding CRISPR-associated endonuclease Cas2 translates to MIFFVMYDIESDKVRRLVAKYLIGKGCTRIQRSIFLADLDKSLYDQIKVDLAEVQSLYDNHDSIIVCPVSTDQINLMHVIGQQIDIDIITHQRNTLFF, encoded by the coding sequence ATGATCTTTTTCGTAATGTATGATATAGAGAGTGACAAGGTACGCCGTCTTGTCGCCAAGTACTTAATAGGCAAGGGTTGCACACGCATACAGCGATCCATCTTTCTCGCAGACCTCGACAAATCACTCTACGACCAGATCAAAGTGGATCTAGCAGAGGTGCAGTCGCTCTATGACAATCATGACAGCATCATCGTCTGCCCAGTATCGACTGATCAAATCAACTTGATGCACGTAATCGGACAGCAAATAGATATAGATATCATCACCCATCAGCGTAATACGCTATTCTTTTGA
- a CDS encoding CRISPR-associated primase-polymerase type B: protein MYGTNIQSPADELRKVEEERIFHSLRHPKPEIVARIQQLRIIYSIDVKQYANLKRRLPYFVCGVFAPPYRCKDHFAYTETFIVDIDHIASKGLSLTSLRQRIQSDPQVMMCFASPSEDGLKVMFRLKERCYDAGLYTICYKAFIRDFSLRYDLQQVIDAKTSDVTRACFISMDPEAYFNADCDVVDFEALVDLSNPVAISDLRHTLATDTQPEKAKTKTHQPKDPDTAVMEQIRQRLNPKQAKPLEPQPVVVPAILNDLIDDIKSYIEETGLRVSEVINIQYGKKLRVSLGLKQAEVNLFYGKRGFSVVISPRRGTNSELNDLVAELLRSFIDTH, encoded by the coding sequence ATGTACGGCACCAATATTCAGTCTCCTGCAGATGAACTCAGAAAGGTGGAGGAGGAGCGTATCTTCCATAGTTTGCGTCATCCTAAGCCAGAGATTGTAGCTCGCATACAGCAACTGCGGATTATCTACTCCATAGATGTCAAGCAATATGCGAACCTAAAGCGACGGCTCCCATATTTTGTCTGTGGAGTCTTTGCGCCACCTTATCGCTGCAAAGATCACTTTGCCTATACAGAGACTTTCATTGTAGATATAGACCATATAGCATCCAAGGGGTTGTCGCTCACATCCTTGCGTCAGCGTATTCAATCAGATCCACAGGTTATGATGTGCTTTGCATCACCTAGCGAGGATGGTCTCAAGGTGATGTTTCGCCTCAAAGAGAGATGCTACGATGCGGGGCTATACACGATATGCTACAAAGCTTTTATTCGAGACTTTTCCTTGAGATACGACTTACAGCAGGTGATTGATGCTAAGACCTCTGATGTGACTAGAGCGTGCTTCATCAGTATGGACCCCGAGGCTTACTTTAATGCAGACTGTGATGTCGTAGATTTTGAAGCCCTTGTCGATTTGTCCAATCCCGTGGCTATCTCCGATTTAAGGCATACGCTTGCTACTGATACTCAACCCGAAAAAGCAAAAACAAAGACGCATCAGCCGAAAGATCCTGACACTGCAGTTATGGAGCAGATCAGACAGAGACTCAACCCTAAGCAGGCTAAACCTTTGGAGCCACAACCCGTAGTGGTGCCAGCCATACTCAATGATCTCATCGATGATATCAAAAGTTATATAGAGGAGACGGGTCTACGGGTCTCCGAAGTGATAAACATACAGTATGGTAAGAAGCTGCGAGTCTCTTTGGGCTTAAAGCAGGCTGAGGTTAACCTCTTCTATGGTAAACGAGGATTTAGTGTGGTCATCTCACCGAGGCGTGGCACCAATAGTGAGCTCAACGATTTAGTCGCAGAGCTCTTGCGTAGCTTTATAGACACCCATTAA
- a CDS encoding V-type ATP synthase subunit A, translating to MTNGVVKGIVSNLVTVEVDGSVSQNEICYITVRGVELMSEVIKVIGASVYVQVFESTRGMKVGDKVSFTGHMLEVTLGPGMLSKNYDGLQHDLDKMDGVFLKRGDYTHPLDTTRKWDFTPIAKAGDTVQAGSWLGQVDENHQPHRIMVPFVMKGSYTVESVKPAGQYTVEETIAVIVDAEGKKHDITMIQRWPVKVPIQVYSEKPRPFKLLETGVRTIDTLNPIVEGGTGFIPGPFGTGKTVLQHAISKQAEADIVIMAACGERANEVVEIFAEFPELEDPHTGRKLMERTIIIANTSNMPVAAREASVYTAMTIAEYYRSMGLRVLLMADSTSRWAQALREMSNRLEELPGPDAFPMDLSAIVANFYARAGFVYLNNGETGSVTFIGTVSPAGGNLKEPVTENTKKVARCFYALEQERADSKRYPAVNPIDSYSKYIEYPELKEYITADLGSDWLDKVNEIKTRMQRGKEIAEQINILGDDGVPVEYHVTFWKSELIDFVILQQDAFDDIDCNTPLERQKYMLDRVIKICHTDLNFEDFNEVSSFFKTLINYLKQMNYSEFQSEDFKKYQQQYEQLIEQQSTHATSNI from the coding sequence GAATCGTCTCTAACCTCGTCACGGTAGAGGTCGATGGTTCCGTATCGCAAAATGAAATATGCTACATCACCGTACGCGGGGTGGAGCTGATGAGCGAGGTGATCAAGGTGATCGGTGCAAGCGTATATGTACAGGTCTTCGAGAGTACTCGTGGTATGAAGGTGGGCGACAAGGTCTCTTTCACTGGGCACATGCTCGAAGTGACACTGGGACCAGGTATGCTCTCCAAGAACTATGATGGTCTGCAGCACGACCTAGACAAGATGGATGGTGTCTTCCTCAAGCGAGGTGACTACACCCACCCACTAGACACGACTAGGAAGTGGGACTTTACGCCTATTGCTAAGGCGGGCGACACGGTACAGGCTGGCTCGTGGCTGGGGCAGGTGGACGAAAATCACCAGCCGCACCGCATTATGGTACCCTTCGTCATGAAGGGGAGCTACACGGTCGAGAGTGTCAAGCCGGCGGGTCAGTACACTGTCGAGGAGACGATTGCTGTCATCGTGGACGCTGAGGGCAAGAAGCATGACATCACGATGATCCAGCGCTGGCCGGTCAAGGTGCCTATCCAGGTCTACAGTGAGAAGCCTCGTCCCTTTAAGCTTCTAGAGACGGGCGTACGAACCATTGACACGCTGAACCCAATCGTAGAGGGCGGTACGGGCTTTATCCCTGGTCCTTTTGGTACGGGTAAGACGGTCCTCCAGCATGCTATCTCTAAGCAGGCGGAGGCTGATATCGTCATCATGGCTGCCTGCGGTGAGCGTGCTAACGAGGTGGTGGAGATCTTTGCCGAGTTCCCAGAGCTCGAAGACCCACACACGGGCCGCAAGCTGATGGAGCGTACGATCATCATCGCTAACACCAGTAACATGCCAGTGGCTGCTCGTGAGGCTTCGGTCTACACCGCTATGACCATCGCTGAGTACTACCGCTCGATGGGTCTCCGTGTACTCCTCATGGCAGACTCGACCTCTCGCTGGGCACAGGCTCTGCGTGAGATGTCTAACCGTCTAGAGGAGTTGCCTGGACCAGACGCATTCCCGATGGACTTGTCGGCTATCGTGGCAAACTTCTACGCTCGTGCCGGCTTCGTCTATCTCAACAACGGCGAGACGGGCTCTGTGACCTTCATCGGTACGGTCTCTCCAGCAGGTGGTAACCTTAAGGAGCCTGTCACGGAAAATACGAAGAAGGTGGCTCGATGCTTCTATGCTCTAGAGCAGGAGCGCGCTGATAGTAAGCGTTACCCCGCTGTCAACCCGATCGACAGTTACTCTAAGTATATCGAGTACCCCGAGCTTAAGGAGTACATCACGGCAGACCTAGGCTCTGACTGGCTGGACAAGGTGAACGAGATCAAGACTCGCATGCAGCGTGGCAAGGAGATCGCAGAGCAGATCAACATCCTCGGTGATGATGGCGTACCCGTAGAGTACCACGTGACCTTCTGGAAGTCTGAGTTGATAGACTTTGTGATCCTACAGCAGGATGCCTTTGACGATATCGACTGCAACACGCCTCTAGAGCGTCAGAAGTATATGCTCGACAGAGTGATTAAGATCTGCCACACGGACTTGAACTTTGAGGACTTCAACGAGGTGAGCTCTTTCTTCAAGACACTCATCAACTACCTCAAGCAGATGAACTACTCGGAGTTTCAGAGTGAAGACTTCAAGAAGTATCAGCAGCAGTACGAGCAGCTGATCGAGCAGCAGTCTACGCACGCCACCTCTAATATCTAA
- a CDS encoding IS1182 family transposase, producing MEKRHFRPYIQNQIVLFPERVDKDIAEDDPVRFISAIVDGLDLEPFKKLYYTMGRSPYHPKMMLKVIIYAYMNNVYSCREMEKRLLRDTHFIWLAGGEKPDFVTINRFRNRVKREINEIFTQLVLLLAERGLISLDVEYIDGTKIESKANKYTFVWRKNVERYRSNLMEKLRVLLQQVDDVIIQDQQAKPEVVEFTPTELTSIVEELKEALDKEPAPETKEAKAEHRKRKKQIKTLEEHRDKLAEYDQRLDQLGKRNSMSKTDPDATFMRMKEDAKGKGLAKPGYNLQIATENQIITDYALFPNPSDTCTLIPFVESFQERYDHLPTTVVADAGYGSEENYRFMDESEMDAYVKYNYFHQEQRPRYKNNPFLPEHLYYNAQENYYVCPMGQHLEFRETTTTKTSTGYTSESSIYEAKNCRGCPLRSQCYKGKEDRRKISVNHRLNSYKQKARTLLTSDKGIKHRKRRSVEPESVFGQMKNNMHYRRFRHFGQDKVLMDFAFFAIAFNLKKVAAQLKKTQENDPLPSQDATSRGKEGVERSETITFTHFKPYLSKNVFSIAA from the coding sequence ATGGAAAAACGACACTTCCGACCCTATATACAGAATCAGATAGTCCTTTTCCCAGAAAGAGTCGACAAGGACATTGCCGAGGATGATCCTGTGCGTTTCATCAGTGCTATTGTGGATGGTTTGGATTTAGAGCCATTCAAAAAACTTTACTACACGATGGGTCGCAGCCCCTATCACCCTAAGATGATGCTCAAGGTGATCATCTACGCCTATATGAACAATGTATACTCCTGCCGTGAGATGGAAAAGCGCCTCCTCAGAGATACGCATTTCATCTGGCTCGCTGGTGGTGAGAAGCCTGACTTCGTCACGATCAATCGCTTTCGCAATCGTGTCAAGCGAGAGATCAATGAGATCTTTACACAACTGGTACTCCTACTAGCAGAGAGAGGTCTGATCTCTTTAGATGTTGAGTATATCGATGGGACAAAGATCGAGTCTAAGGCAAACAAATACACCTTCGTTTGGCGAAAGAACGTAGAGCGCTATCGGTCAAACCTGATGGAGAAGTTGCGTGTCCTACTGCAACAAGTCGATGATGTCATCATCCAGGATCAGCAAGCCAAGCCAGAGGTCGTAGAGTTTACTCCGACTGAGCTGACCTCTATCGTGGAGGAGCTCAAGGAAGCTCTTGACAAGGAACCCGCTCCTGAAACCAAAGAGGCGAAAGCCGAACATAGAAAGCGCAAAAAGCAGATTAAAACCTTAGAGGAGCACCGAGACAAGCTAGCTGAGTACGACCAACGTCTCGACCAACTAGGCAAGCGCAACTCTATGTCTAAGACTGACCCCGATGCGACTTTTATGCGTATGAAAGAAGACGCCAAAGGTAAAGGTCTCGCTAAGCCTGGGTACAACCTACAGATTGCTACAGAAAACCAAATTATCACAGACTATGCTCTCTTTCCCAACCCCTCGGACACCTGTACTCTCATACCATTTGTAGAAAGCTTTCAAGAGCGTTACGATCATCTGCCGACCACGGTTGTAGCTGATGCAGGCTATGGTTCAGAGGAGAACTACCGCTTTATGGACGAGTCTGAAATGGATGCTTACGTCAAGTACAATTACTTTCATCAAGAGCAGCGTCCACGCTACAAAAACAACCCCTTTCTCCCAGAGCATTTATACTACAACGCTCAGGAAAACTATTACGTCTGCCCGATGGGACAGCATCTAGAGTTCCGTGAGACTACGACCACAAAGACCAGCACGGGCTATACTTCAGAGAGCTCTATCTACGAAGCAAAAAACTGTAGAGGTTGCCCATTACGAAGTCAATGCTACAAAGGAAAAGAAGATAGGCGCAAGATCAGCGTGAACCATCGCCTTAACAGCTACAAGCAAAAAGCTCGTACACTGCTCACCTCAGATAAAGGCATCAAGCATCGAAAGCGACGATCTGTGGAACCCGAGTCAGTCTTTGGACAGATGAAAAACAACATGCACTATCGGCGCTTCCGTCACTTCGGTCAAGACAAAGTTCTGATGGACTTTGCCTTTTTCGCCATAGCCTTCAATCTCAAAAAAGTGGCTGCCCAACTCAAGAAAACGCAAGAAAATGACCCTTTACCCTCTCAAGACGCCACTTCGAGAGGCAAAGAGGGCGTTGAGCGCTCCGAGACGATCACTTTTACACACTTCAAGCCCTACTTGTCGAAAAACGTCTTCAGCATCGCTGCTTAA